CCGGTCGAACGACCACTTCCAGTCGTCCGCGGTGACTGCGCGGCCGCTGTGAAATCGCATCGGCGCGAGATGGAACGTGTAGACGAGACCGTTTGGGGAGACATCCCAGCTGCGCGCGGCGGACGGAACGAGCTTGCCGGCGGCGTTGAATGTTACGAGCGTCGTGTACATCATCGTGACCAAGGATCCGCCGGGCACGTCGATCGCGAAGTACGGATCGAGGCTCGAGGGCTGGCCGTCGAGCGGGGTGCGCAGCACACCCGCCTGCTGCGCCGCCGCGAGCCCGAACGGCTGCGCCGCTATCGCGGCGGCCAGCAGCACGGTGAGAAACCACACATATGCCTTGAGTCGAGACACTCGAGTCCCCCCTTGAACCGTCAGGCGCTCCGCCCCCGGCCCTCGATCGGCAGTTCGCCGAGGCAGCGTCCGTCATCGCGCACGAGGACGTACCGGTCGTACAGGTTGATCGTCGTATCGCAGTGGCTCGGGATCAGCCAGAGGCGGTCGCCCGGCCTGTGCCGCGAGGGCAGGCCCGCGATCCTGCCGTGCTCGTCGCCGTGCGCCTTATACGTCGCGTTCGGAAAGTCTCGAACCGCCGGGGCCCCCGCGTCGGTGCTGACGGTCTTGTTCCCCGCGTCGACGACCTCGACGTCCGGACGCTGGCTGCTCACCACGGTCGTCAGAATGAACAGCGCATGCTCGAACCCCACGCCCTCCACCGCGCCGTAGTCGCTGTCCATCACGACATACGAACCCGGCTGCACCTCGGTGGCCGTGCCGTGCGCGATGGCGGCCGCGTAGGTGCCCGTGCCGGCGGTGGTGATCACCGGCACAGGGATCTCGTGGTGGAGCAGCAGGGCCTTGGTGTCCGCGAGCCGCGCGTACGCCTCGAACGCGCGCAGCCGGCGGTCCGCCGGGTTGCGAATGTGCTGGCAGTGTCCTTCGTAGCCCTGCAACCCGCCGAAGCGCAGCCCCGGTGCGTCGAGAATCCGGCGCGCGACATGGAGCACCGGCTCGCCCGGCTCGACGCCGGTCCGGTTCTGTCCGACATTGACGTCCGCCAGCACCGTCAGGGTGAGGCCGTGTGCGCGCGTCTTCGTCGACATCAGGTCGACCATCTCGCGCGAGTCCGCGACCACGCTGAGGCGGGCGAGCGCCGCGATATCCAGTGCGCGGTCCATGTTGAACGGGGTCAACTCCGTGGTCAGATGCACGTCCGGGATGCCCGCTTTGATCATCACCTCGGCCTCGCCGAGCTTCGCGGTGCACACCCCCACCGCGCCGAGCCGGATCTGTTTGGCGGAGACCCACGGGCTCTTGTGCGTTTTCGTGTGTGGCCGGAGCGCGATCCCGGCGGCCGCGCACTCCGAGGCCATGCGCACGAGATTGCGCTCCAATGCATCCACGTTCAAGATCAGCGCGGGAGTCTGGACGTCGTCGAGGGTCATCGGCGGTAGGAAGTTTCCCTCGGCGCGGATGCTTTCCTCCGCGAGGGCGTCACCGCAGGGCCTCCGCGAGCAGGGGCACCGCCTCTCGATAGTCCGGGCCCAACTTGGACCACATTATTTGGTCGAACCCGTACCTCTTCGCCTCCGCGCAGACGGATGCGAGCCGCGGGCCGCACGTCCCGGGATCACCGGCGATGAGCGTCGCGTCGACCATCGCGTCGGTCACCAACGCCGCGAGCGTATCATCCGCCGCTCCGGCGCGGCGGGCCGCGACCAGCCGGGCGACCTCATCAGCCCGCACCCCCAGCCGGCCGAACTGGTCCGGGCCCCATCCGGTCGCGTGGAGATGATTGACGACCGTGGCCGCGAACGGCCGGGCGTACCGCCTGGCGGCCGCTCCGTCCGCGGCAAGCGCGACGTTGACCTCCGCGACCTTCCGGAGGCGCGCGCCGCGGGGCGCGTGGCCGGTGGCGCGGTCGGCAATCTCCAGCGCGGCGGCGAGCATGCCCGCGCGCGCGGCGGCGACGAACGACCCGCCGTAGATCACGCCGTCCATCATCCGCCCCGCCACGGCGAGCGCCCGCGGCCCGTTCCCGCCGCCGTACAACACGACCGGCCCTGCCGGACGCATGCCGAGGCGCCCCTCGCCGTCCGGTGACAGGTTGAAATAGGACGTCAGGGCGGGATACTCGGAGAACCGCACCCCCTCGCCGGCCAGCAGCCGCCGCAACAGGGCGGACGTCTCTTCAAGAATAGCGACCGGAGCGGACGGGCGGACGTACCTCGGCGTCTTCGTGAGGCTGCCGCGGGCCAGACCGAGACCGAGCTCGCGGCCGGCGACGAGTTCGCTCAATGTGGCGACCGTGTCCGCCAGATCCACGGGGTTACGGAAGTACGGGACGGCGACCGCGGCGCCGAGCTTGATGCCGAGGCGGGGCGCGAGCGCCGCGAGAACCACGAACGGATTCCGCGCGCCGAGATTGTCCGTCACCCAGACCTGGGCAAATCCCAGACGCTCCGCCAGCTCGCCGAGCGACACGAGATCGGGTGTCGTGTAGCGCTCCACCGTCGAGGCGAGGTGGAACTGAAGACCGAACTCGAGGCCCGCGGTCACCGCGCGGTGTTTCCGGTCCGCGGCGCGCGAAGTCCTTCCGCAGGAGGACTCGCCGCCGCGCGATCGGAAGATGGAGCGGCCCATCCGCGGAGACCCGCCATCGCGTAGGATGGGCGGGGTGGCAGAGTGCCGGTGTACGAAGCGAAGGTGCCGTATGATCCCGAGGCCCGCCGTCCGTGGCGGTGGATGCCGTTTCCGCAGGGCGAGTACGAGCGCCGGATCGCCGCCGTGCAGGCGCGCCTCAAGACGGAAGGCCTCGCGGCGCTCGTCGCCTATTCCAACGGCGCCGATCGGGGCAACGCGCGCTATCTCGTCAATTTCGAGACCAACGCCGGCGACACGATCGTCGTGGTGCCGGCCGACGGCGCGCCCATGATGACGACCAACTGGCTGATGCACGGCGAGCCGATGCATACGTCGATCTGGACGACGTGGCTCGACGACGTGCGAGGCGCCGAGCGGCTCGGCTTCAGCCGCAGTCCCGAGACCAGCGTCGCGGGGCAGGCCGCGGATCGGATTCACGAGGCCCGCGCCGCCGCCGATCGCATCGGGTTTGCCGGGTCGGCGATTTTCCCCCACACCGTCATGGTGGCGCTGCAGGAGCGCCTGCCCCGGGCGACGTGGATTCCCGCGGACGACCTGCTGATGGAGGTGCGCGCGGTCAAGTCTCCGCTCGAGATCGAGGTGATGCGGCGCGCCGCCCGGATCTCCGGAAAGATGCACGAAGAGGCGCTGCGGACGCTGGCGCCCGGCGCGCGCGAGTTCGACGTCGCGTCGCGCGCGCACGCCGTCGCGTTCGCGGAGGGCGCGGATGCGCTGGCCTTCGAGAGCGCCGTGGCCACCGGGCCGCGCGCCGGCCTCAAGCACTGCGCGCCCACGGACCGCGTGATGGAGCCGGGGGACATGGTGTTTCTCGACATGGCCGCCACCTACCACGGCTACTCCGCGGACGTATCGCGCTCGACGGTCGTCGGCCGCCCAAGCGCCGAGCAGCGCCGCTACCTCGACACCGCCCTCGAAATGTTCGAGGCGGCGCTGGCGACGGCCCGGCCCGGCGTTCCGGTTCAGGACATGATCGCGGCCGCCCGCGCCATCGCGGTGCGCGCCGGCTACGAAGCGGAGTATATGCCGAAGGGGTTCGGGCACGGGCTCGGCTGTTCGCTCTTCGAGCGGCCGTCGCTGCGGCCGTCGACGACGGATATCTTGCAACCCGGCAACACGTTCGCGCTCGAACCGATGCTGATCCGGATGAACGCCGGGACCGCGTGCGTCGAGGAGACGGTGCTCATCACGCCGACCGGCGCGGAGGCCCTCTCGGGCTGCCCGCTGCGCGTGTGGTAGCAACGGCGCGCGGCGCCGCTCATCCCGGGGAGCGGCTCGTGTTCCCGAGCGGCGGCCGGGATCTCATCGCCTACCGCTATGTCCCGGCCGTCGATCCGGACCGCGGCCGCGGATCGTTGCCCGCCGTCGTGCTGAACCACGGCAGCGGACTCGAGCAGGACAGCAAGCCGGGCGTCGCCCGCGTGCTCACGGATGCGGGCTACCTGGTCGTCGTCCCATTCCGCCGGGGATACGCGGGCTCGCCCGGGCCGTCGCGGATCGAGGAGGTGCCGGCGCCGGTCGGCGCGCCGGGCCACGACGAGCAGGTCTGCGCCCGACTGCTCGCCGAGAACGAC
The genomic region above belongs to bacterium and contains:
- a CDS encoding Xaa-Pro peptidase family protein, with the protein product MPVYEAKVPYDPEARRPWRWMPFPQGEYERRIAAVQARLKTEGLAALVAYSNGADRGNARYLVNFETNAGDTIVVVPADGAPMMTTNWLMHGEPMHTSIWTTWLDDVRGAERLGFSRSPETSVAGQAADRIHEARAAADRIGFAGSAIFPHTVMVALQERLPRATWIPADDLLMEVRAVKSPLEIEVMRRAARISGKMHEEALRTLAPGAREFDVASRAHAVAFAEGADALAFESAVATGPRAGLKHCAPTDRVMEPGDMVFLDMAATYHGYSADVSRSTVVGRPSAEQRRYLDTALEMFEAALATARPGVPVQDMIAAARAIAVRAGYEAEYMPKGFGHGLGCSLFERPSLRPSTTDILQPGNTFALEPMLIRMNAGTACVEETVLITPTGAEALSGCPLRVW
- a CDS encoding LLM class flavin-dependent oxidoreductase, which translates into the protein MTAGLEFGLQFHLASTVERYTTPDLVSLGELAERLGFAQVWVTDNLGARNPFVVLAALAPRLGIKLGAAVAVPYFRNPVDLADTVATLSELVAGRELGLGLARGSLTKTPRYVRPSAPVAILEETSALLRRLLAGEGVRFSEYPALTSYFNLSPDGEGRLGMRPAGPVVLYGGGNGPRALAVAGRMMDGVIYGGSFVAAARAGMLAAALEIADRATGHAPRGARLRKVAEVNVALAADGAAARRYARPFAATVVNHLHATGWGPDQFGRLGVRADEVARLVAARRAGAADDTLAALVTDAMVDATLIAGDPGTCGPRLASVCAEAKRYGFDQIMWSKLGPDYREAVPLLAEALR
- a CDS encoding DSD1 family PLP-dependent enzyme, encoding MTLDDVQTPALILNVDALERNLVRMASECAAAGIALRPHTKTHKSPWVSAKQIRLGAVGVCTAKLGEAEVMIKAGIPDVHLTTELTPFNMDRALDIAALARLSVVADSREMVDLMSTKTRAHGLTLTVLADVNVGQNRTGVEPGEPVLHVARRILDAPGLRFGGLQGYEGHCQHIRNPADRRLRAFEAYARLADTKALLLHHEIPVPVITTAGTGTYAAAIAHGTATEVQPGSYVVMDSDYGAVEGVGFEHALFILTTVVSSQRPDVEVVDAGNKTVSTDAGAPAVRDFPNATYKAHGDEHGRIAGLPSRHRPGDRLWLIPSHCDTTINLYDRYVLVRDDGRCLGELPIEGRGRSA